The sequence below is a genomic window from Nicotiana tomentosiformis chromosome 6, ASM39032v3, whole genome shotgun sequence.
ATGGATAAATGATATTAAACAGAGACGGAATTAGAATTTTAAGTTTATGAGTTATGCAATTGACGTCGAATTCATATCATGTTTTAGTTGTTGCCTTATTGCGTTCGTAATTAAGTATTTATAcaaatttaataaatttcttaatacAAAATCATGATCTATGTAAAAATTATTGAGTTTAGACGAACCCATAAATAATACCCTACCTCCGCCACTAATATTACAGGCAGTAGACCTCTATGTATAGTAGCACTTTAATTCGTCATACATCATGATCTATAACTAACAATGCTATTAAGTCGTTCAAAAAACATACTTTAATACTACCAACATTTGGACACATTGtacattattttaaaaaaaaattgtttgatTTGGTCATCTTTTATTTGGCTGGCTTATTACGTTCGTGCTGAATAGTCAATGTTGTCGCTTCCAAACAACAAATTATAAAACATCatcataaattaaataattgagCGAACTTAGGACCCAAATTTACAAATAATAGTTGAATACTAGAATTATATCTCCTTCATCAAGATATGGGATCCCAATTTAAAATGTAATCAGGCAAATCTATTTAATTCTTTTTTAAACATCATCACGAATAAAGCGTATTATCTActataatatattaaaatatacTAGTAATgtgaatatttttttatttttacatgtATACTCCCTCTGTCTCGTATTATCTATCGTGTTTTTCTTTTACATGCACATTAagaaatattaattaggaaaGAGATTATACTATTATATCATAATTTATGTCTTAAGATAATATCtctcttcattgaatatttattctatttatataTTATCTCCATCTTCAAAaacaattattactaagggtaaaaaagaaaaagaaaaatcaatttGTCTAGAACTTCtaaaataacaaataatttaagacaactatttttagtaaccacGATTGTTAATATTGTTAATATGAAACGAAGGGAGTATAAGTTAAACTCTTAAAATAATGACACGTGAAAGGAAATCTCTTGCGGTCCGGAGaggaacaataacaacaacatacaCAGTGTAATCGCACATAAAATGAAATCTCGGAAGgtagaggcggatctaggatttaaatctaatgggttcaattttaagatttttaacattgaacccattatatttttaaagttatgggtttatATCTActattttgcaattttaatgaatttttacatacaaatttttactccgcgttgaaagttatgggttcagttaaACCCGTAGCTAGTACGCTACATCCGCCTCTGTCGGAATGGTACATTATACGCAGATCTTACCTTTATCTAGGAAGAGACTATTTTCAATAGACACTCGACTAAAGAAAAACATAAGCCGGGAGATTACCATAATTGAACTGAACTACACTTATGCATCAAATGTAAGACGAACTTCATCAGATTTGAGAAAGCTCATTGAATAGATTGGCGTAAAAAAAAGATATGATTTCAACTGCCAAAACAGTCCAAAATCAATGAGAATAAATGCCAAAGATCTTCCCATGAAAGTACAAACTTCCACTGCTACTATTCGTTCAACTCTTATGACACCTAACTTACCATATTTAGCATACCATAAAAAGGCAAATCACTTTGCTAGAAATTTCTCTGGACCGTTTGTACGTACCTCGACTATAAATTTAATTATCGGCTTCTTTATTTGAAGAAGCTTTGCAGAGATTAACAGGATATTTAATGGCATTAAGTTCAACCTTACGAAGAGCAGCTTTGCCAAGATCAATCCCACAAATATCAGAAAGCCTAACGAGGTATAGCAAAACATCAGAAAGTTCTTCACCAAGATGTAATTTCTCCTTTTCATTCCAATCAGGCAACCCTTTTGGAACTTCTCCTTTCCACTGAAATATTTCTGAGAGTTCTCCAACTTCTCCCACCTGTGTATATAAGTAATTGGATTAATCTAACCAAtaaaaaaagaaacaagaaacaAGAAAATTAAAGGAAATAAAGGGATCGTTATATCGTCATCATATTACTCTTTTTTCCAAATGTAATGACTGTCTTATTGACAGAAAATATTAGTCGTTTctttttatatgttagtttttgaTTGGGCAATAGTGTTTAATGGccactaaggggtcgtttggttggaaaaCAAGTTATTTCAGGATTAATTATCCCAAGATTATTTATAGCAGGGTTGTTATCCCACCTTCCATGGGGACAAAAATAACACTGCACAATCGAGATAACTAATCCTGAGATTAGTTTTACCGTAATTTTATCTCAATCAAACGTagaataaactcatctcaaatttaatatCGAAATTTATTATCCCTTATGCATCATACCAAACAGCCCTAGAAGTATCCTTAGAAGTGTTTTTCTTTTACACCCTTAagaaatattaattaggaaaAGAATTAAACTATTCTActcttatttatgtcttaagatataatcttttttcattgaatatttattctatttatgtgttaTATCTATATTCAAGAGcaattattactaagggtaaaaaaaaaaaaatcaatcaattttgtcttaaacttctaaaatgacaaataattcgAGATAACTATTTTTAGTAAACATGACTGTTAATATGAAACGAAAGGagtaatttttttaatttcacaAAAAGAAAGAGTTAATAAAACGGTAGATATGACGTTAATAAAATTGGAATGATAGGGAAAAGATTAGCATAATTCTGCAGGGATAAAAAAATACCGAAATGGTTCAAAAAAATATTCATTTAATAAACATGCGTGTGATTATTTAAACACATATTTGGTCATTCATAGCAAATCACAAACGGAGACAAACaaactattattttttaaaacgATGATTAGAAAGATTAACATAACCACTGCGCAAGCAAAAATAACACACAAGTGGAGAaataattcattttttttttcattaaacaaaagaaataaaataaaaaggtagATAACAGGGAAAGTACCAGAGCCAAAAGAAGGTTTCTTGGGCTATGAAACTTTTCCCAGTCTCTTTCTTTAgcaaaatcttccattttcttcCTGAGAAGTTCAAGAGTTACACTCTCTTCCACCTTTGAAATCCCTGTCATCTCTCTTTCAAAAACAAAGACAAGACAACTTTGGACTGACACAAATAGGAAATTAGAAGGGAAAGAACAGAAGTGAGAAACCAGAAAAAAACAGGGAGACAAAGAATTGCTTGTGTGTGATTTTGTGTGCTGTTTGGTTCTACTATTTAACGTGAGAGGGAGAGGAGAGACCAAAAAACAAAAGGAGTCTTTTCTTGTTAGGCGCACGGGAAACCGGCTATTGCCAGTTTCACACCCAAGTTACCTGTTATTCCTTTGGTTTCAtgttaattttttcaaataagtaTGACTTAGTTTAATTTAATACGAATTTTAAAAGATTAATTCCATCAAATTTTTATAAGCCAAAGTCATTTTTTCTTGCAATTATCAGGCTTTATAACtcatatttaaatattatttttcattaatatatttttttttgcaaAAAACAATTTATGTTCACTAACCAGAAATCATagagaatattttttttaaaatgacttTTGTCATATCAAACATGTTCTAATTTATGTAcactatcattttattttattttgattttaatAAATCTTAATAGTTACTCAATATACCGAAGGTTATTTTGATCGGTATTCAAAATCTAAATGGGATTATATTAATCTATTTCAGATATCATAATAAAGATATCCAACTGTTAcacataaatatttataaattgaaATATTCCCATAATAAAGATATCCAACAATTACTTGTGAACGTAAAATGTATGCTATGTCACTTCTCACTTCTGTCCTAATTACTTGTAGTAAATGATATTATTATATTAGCATAAatatttattgtgaataattattTAATTGAAATTGACAAGTAAACAAGGATCCTCGCCACGATACTTGGGAATACTCGTGTGCATTGGGTCATTGGCGGACCCATGATTTTGTGCAAGCGAGTTCAATCTTATAAGTATATAAATTTAGTgttaaaatagtagttgtcaagtgagttcaaataaaatatttatgcaaaATTTACACAGTTgtaatcctaatttatacatatacacaatattatttttttgtaaatcgggttcaattgaacccgctaGCCACCACTTGGGTCCGCCACTGTCATGTTTTATTTTTTATGCTTATTGTCGGTATAATTTTATGGGCGTGATGAGTTACCAATAAGGGTTGTGATGAgtgttaaataatttttttttaattagatGTCTCGGTCTCTCGGATTATAAAATCACCTATATTACAGAGTGTTTTATCCTCTAATATGAAACTTTCAAGTACAAATTCGAATTTAGTTGGGGTCTAAAGAAAATATCGGACATCGGATAAAAAAAGGCAGTCTAGTGTACAAGATATGCATTCCGCGTTCCTATAAAGTCCATGGAAGAATCGCATTCCAAGAAATATGATATAGATAATTTATtctattataaatattaatggcTACTTTCATGGTTTGTGTAGTATAAGTCAAGTCAAATATGGAGACAACTTTATTCTAGTTcctaataaaaatccaaaaactaTGGCGTGCGCCAACATAGAGTTAGCTCGAGCCTCGAGACACAAAACTATCTTTTGCTCCCTATTTCGGCGAATCATCTTCGAGTCATACCTCTACTTTTTGACTGTTTTAACTTTTAATTCGTTCTGACTATTGCTACCCACTAAATTCTCCATCGTAAATTAATTTCCTAATTTAATTAGTTCTTGCTTCTTGGAgagtagaaaataaataaattaattaatgacCTACTCTAACAAATATAGGATGGgttttaataattttccatactTTCAGATGTTAaaggaatttttttaaaaaaacaaatgaaTTACTATCTTAAACAGCCTGAATCTGTCCAGATTGCAAAAATTTATTGCACATAGGTTATTTTTATAAGAAATACTGTATTTTATAGTAGGTGCTTAATTGTATCAAACAATATATAACTGCGTCACACGTTTTCAATATAAACTTTTATGCGTATATCACAATTAAATTGTACATCGTTATCTCAATTCCAATTCATGATAGATGTGAATAAATTTTCTTACACTCATCTCtcattaaaattcaaaatttgaCATTCCTTATTTCAACTTTTGTGTAATAAGTAAGCTAAGATTTAAGAAGCTCCACTAACAACCAACTGGAAGATCTTTTATACAATAATAATATATTCAGTATATTCTTACAATATAAAATCTGGAAAAAATAATGTGTACACAGATTTTATGCCCTATTTATGATAGACCTTCCCTCAAGACCCAAAGatcttttatataaaaataatattgttCTGCCCTTAAAACTAAAGCAAAACTATAGTATTTCTCAAACTTTTCTTAAGTTAATTTTCCTGTATCCACGTGAAAGGATCGAAACGCAATGGTCATTTCGTACATTTATAAAACACAGCAAAAAGTGGAACAAGAACGTTCTCAACTTTGCTCCTTATCTATTATCATGAATAATGCCTTGCAACTTAAGTTGTTATTTACGTGCAATGAGTTAAAAGGTTCAATTTATGTGATACTTTTGTGATTGtttgtttaaaaaaataaatatatatttttatatttgaaaacaatttaagattttacttatttttatcattagtgaaaatatttttaaagtcacACAAATTGAAAGGCACAAAAAAAAATTTATCCTTTAAGcttttaagattacaagtttaaAAAggtatttgtttttaaaaaaaatttgttTAGTGAAACTACAtgacataaattaaaacggagagaAAAATATTCATGGGAACATATAATGTTATATGTATGGATTCAATTGAGTTAATAAATTCTTAGCATGGATTAAGGAGTGCTTCCCTTAAGTTTTCGTTTCGATatagatttttttttgttttaaaaaaaaacttaaaaatattatttgttcatGAAACTTGAtcagtttttgaattttttttgaacAAACACTTTTAATTTCCAAAAAATTGGTTTGGAGCAGTTTATGTGTGAAATCATTTCTTTCACTCAcaattttaattttcaaaaattattttttaacataactttaaaaactatttttttaaattttcaaccaaatctatgtcAAAATGCTAGCTAAAATTATTTGGATTCAACTATCACAATCTTTTGTTGATCCTTTTCTTTCATTTTACTTGATCTTTAAATAcgttaagacaaaagaaatagaAAAGTCATGGTTGGTACGAAACTATAAATTATCCTAAAATTGAACGCAATAAATTCCTCTTACACATAACAACAGTTGAACACTAGAAAATAGAAAGGGGACATTTAAAATCGGGATTCTTGGCCGGTCAGAAGATTCTATGAGAATCGTAACCATTGGATTAGAGACAGAGAGGTCTCTTTTCCGTGAGCCGACAGTACTACTTTACATTGAAAGCGATAAGCGGAAAGATAGAGCGAGAGGCTTTTCTTCACGGAATTTAAACCAGATTCAATGCTCCCCCTATGTTTAACTTTCAAGCCTATCAACAGTCACGTGCAGTTGAGATAGATAAAATTCTCCCCTATTGATTAGAGAGCCGGGTTCAAGCACTAAGAGAGCCGGGTTAGTATTTGAAAGTTAGGTAGGTGAACAAAGTCATATATTCATGGATGAAAAGACTGGAAGACTATGTGTGTGTTTGGTATTACCAAAAACATtctcattttttattatttagttgtacaaaataatttgaaaaatatttttctagatatcatatttttctgaaattggaggaaaatgacttTTTTataaaaagttagaaaaatattttccaaaaattacATCTACTCTCACATCTAACCCCAACCGCCTCCTCTTCTCTCGCCTACCCCGCCCCCTCtccaaaaagttttttttttcagctttcagttttttttctttttcgtcaCCCCCTACCCTGCAATttgtttttaccttttttttttttgtaattttcaatcttctttttttttcttttcgtttttctgcaccccCAGGcaaatttgtttttttaaaatattttcagtgttgGTTTTTTCATTTTTTCGGTTTACAGGATCAAAATTTTGcgagttccaaagttatgagttcagagGTTAATGTATTTGGAAGTTTGCGGGTTTAAAAATTATAGAGTTTAGGGGTTCAAAAGTTTGTgggttcgaaagtttagcggttcagaAATTTATCAAATTTATGGGTTAGGAAGGTtattggttcgaaagtttatggcttcatgtttattgtatctaaattatttatgaatagtcttgagaagttatttttcttaatttgcgtaccaaacatcggaaaatgagtaagattactacttgtttttcaagaaaatattttttcttggaaaatattttccgttataccaaacacaccataTATAAGATATATAGATTTCTTAATGGTGTGATGAGTTTAAGCTTTGGTACTCTAGGCGTGGAGGGGAGCAAGAACGGGGTAGGTATTTTGATTGATAGGGATCTTCGGGTGCTAGTGGTGGAGGTTAGGACGGTGAACGACATGTTGATGGGCATTAAGCTAGTTGTTGGGGGTTTTACTCTAAATGTGATTAGTGCGTACGTCCCTCAAGTGGGGTTGGATGAGGAGGTCAAAGGGCGTTTCTGGAAGAATTATGACGAGGTTGTGCGTAGTATTCCGCACACTGAGAAGCTATTCACATGAGGAGATTTCAATGGCCACATTGGAGTGAGTTTTGGGGGCTACGATGATGTGCATGGCAGTTTCGATTTCGGAGTTAGAAATGAAGGTGGTACGTCCCTGCTAGATTTTGGTAAGGCTTTCGATTTAGTGATTGCTAACTCTAGTTTCCCGAAGAAGGAAGAACACTTGGCCACCTTTCAGAGTTCGGTGGCCAGGACCCAGATTGATTATCTACTCTTAAGGAAGTCCGATAAAGATCTGTGTGCGGACTGTAAGGTCATCCTGAGTGAGAACCTCACGACTCGGCATAGACTTTTGGTCATGGACTTGGAGAACACGAGGAAGTGTAGAAAGAGGGTTGTGGTTAGTCTACCTAGGATCAAGTGGGGAGCTTTGACAAATGACAGAGCACATGAGTTAGGAGATAAGTTACTGCTATGAGAGCACGGAAGAGTAGTGGGGACGCGAGTAGTATGTGGACCGCGACTGCAAATTGCATTAGGGATGCTGCTAAAGAGGTATTGGGGGACTCGAAGGGCTCTTCTGGTGGTCCTAAAGGGGATTGGTGGTGGAGTACTGAGGTTCAATGTAAAGTGGAGGCCAAGAAATTGGCATATCTTAAGCTTCGGGAGAGCATGGACGAGGAGGCGAAGAGGACAAATAGGGAGCGGTATAAGATGGCTAAGAAGGAAACGAAGTTAGCAGTTACTGCGGCCAAGACCGCTGCATTTGAACGCTTGTATGAAGAACTCGGAGGTAGAGAGGTGGATAAGAAGTTTTACAGGTTATCCAAGGTGCGGAAAAGGAAGGCCCGTAACCTGGACCAAATGAAGTGAATCAAGGAGGAGAATGGTAGAGTTTTGTAAGATGAGGCACTGATTCGCCATAGATGGCAGACTTAATTTTGTTTTGTAAGATGAGGCACTGATTCGCCatagatggcagacttacttccaTAAATTCTTGAACGAATAGGGGGATAGGAACATTAAGCTAGGCAACTTAGAACACTCTGAGAGTCGTCgggactttgggtattgtagatGTATAAAAGCTGAGGAGGCTGAAGGGGCTATGTTTAAGATGAGCAGGGGAGAGTGACCGGCCCTAACGAGATCCTGATGAAATTTTGGAAGAGCGTGGGTTGGACGGGTTTGGAGCGGCTCACTGGGTTATTTAATATCATTTTTAGGAC
It includes:
- the LOC104087000 gene encoding uncharacterized protein, which translates into the protein MTGISKVEESVTLELLRKKMEDFAKERDWEKFHSPRNLLLALVGEVGELSEIFQWKGEVPKGLPDWNEKEKLHLGEELSDVLLYLVRLSDICGIDLGKAALRKVELNAIKYPVNLCKASSNKEADN